Genomic window (Kwoniella dendrophila CBS 6074 chromosome 1, complete sequence):
GATTCAGTTGCAATTGTAGTTGGACCAGAGATGTTCGGGTTCTCTGAAGGTGCAGAGGATGATATAGGTGTTTCTGATTGAGAAGCTGAAACAGCCTCGTTCTCAGTGTTAATGGTAGTCTGCTTATCCACTACTTCAGATTCTTCCGTCTTATCCTTTGTAGATTCCGTTACTTCAGCCTGATTGTCTTTGTTATCCGTTGTATGACCATTCGGTATTGATAACGAAGAAGAttgttcttctttaggtGTTGCGATTATCGCTGGAGTTGTTTGGGGAATCTGGTCAGGAatagaggaagaaggtgtacTATCTCCATTAGGTATCggagttgaagaaggttgagaATTCGCTCGAGATCCAGATGCcgaagcagaagcagaagctgaagaataaCTAAAACCTGCTGCTGTGGGATTGAGACCTTTACCGAAGCCTCTATTGCCATTACCATTCGGTATTGAGTTGGGCGGTATGTAACCTTCTTGATATCCACCAAATCCTGCGGGACCACCGCCACCGTAATTCATGTGTTGCTGatgatgctgttgttgttgttgctgttggtATCCTGGAAACCCTACACCAACGCCATAAGCGTAAGGATGATTCGGTGGATAATTATGATGGAAAGGCTGTGACTGTTGTTGAATGTGATGAGGACCACCATTTAAATTTTGTTCATGAGCAGAGAAATTCGGTTGTTGTAAGTGATCattattttcaggtaaagaaccATTAGGATATTGTTGATACGTATCTTGTGGAACTGGATAACGATGTTGCTGCTGGTGTAGATGTTGTGGATAAACACCATATGGGATATGCTGATAAGTTTCATTACCATATCCTACACCACCATAACCATTCTGCATAGTAGCTGGACCTGgacctccacctcctcctccattTACAGGCGGTATAATTGGATAACCATTATACTgagcttgatgatgatgattatatatCGGAGGATTATAATGTGCATTTACCAAATGTGGTTGAtgtgaatatgaagattgatcttgatatctATTATATGGATGAGGTGCGGATGAATTATATGGTACATTATGTTGCTGTTGAGGAGCATGACGTGGTGCTTGTGGTGAATAATACGGCTGCTGCtgatgctgttgatgctgatgctggttatacatatattgattattttgtaGATGCggtgaatatgatgatgggCCAGATGATGATGCGGAAGATGGataaggagaagaagaagaatttatgGAAGCAAAAGTTGGCATGGTAGGTGGCGGTTGAGGTGGAGGATTATTAGATATCGATGGGGAAGTTGAAGGATCATTCGAAGGTTGatatggtgtaggtggttgAGATCCATTTAAAGGAGGTGGTAATGCCGAAGGTGTCGACATCATTTGGGCCTGCATCTGTTGGGCCAAAGCGGAACCAAGAAGATAGTTAGTTCAGTAATAATCGAATATTGAAGACGGAAatggaagaaaggaaatgaaTATTTAGTTGGGTGATGAGTGATCGTTGGCCAATGATTCAGTCACGCGATAGGCTAATCGGCTCACAATCGGACTCACAATCGCAATGGAATAAAGTGAGTCAAGCTGTTGTCCTTTATTTGATATACtatgatattatattattttgATGCAATTGTTGAATATAGAATGTTATGatttctatatatatataatcggAACCGAATTCGATTCCCCTTTTTCGTTGATTGAGTGGAGgtttgatcctgaagctgGTTTCTCTGTTGATAGATCGATTTTTACCTGTAGCAAGGTACTGTGTTAGTGAGATAGCTCTGTAAGCTAAATGTACAAGATGAGTTTGTATGAATAtccaaaaaaagaaagagtgAATCTACCACTATATGAGGtattatatgatgatggcATTAAGCACTTGGTCATTCGTTGATTCTAGTTGTATAATTGTATAATTCCTAGTTGTATTCTGACGTCGAATAAAGAGTTACAAGTATAGTACAGAGATGTATGTATCACTGATTATTTCCTTATTTCATTAATCATCATTTTATCCCATTCATTATGGAATCACGTGATGAATAAAAATCCTGCCTCGAATCCACCGAAAATTACACTTTCACCCTTTTGGTAGAATCCTTGATGCATTGTAGGTCGATTGGTGCCTTCACCATAATTTtcagatcatcaaaatctttgatcattcaGCATAAAACGCTTACATCttataaagaaaataaaaataaaataaaaCTTACTTTGTTCGACACCTCCAAGTCGACAAATAACACAACtccaaaaacaagaaaaaggcGTTCGACTGCAAGACAGACGACGATAATAACAAAATTTCTTCAACTCCCTTTTTAACCCTCAAACTCTAATCTCAACTTGCGTGATGGCTTTCGGTTAGTTACAAATTCTTATCACTATGAGATCAAGTCGTACTTTTACTCAGTAATGAATTTTATACTGATAAACCTTGATATCGACTTGTGTTAATAGGTGATCGAGGAGGACGTGGTGGTGGTCGTGGAGGAGGACgaggtggatttggtggtgacagaggtggtagaggtggcGGTagaggtggatttggtggtgatcgaggtggaagaggtggtggaagaggtggatttggtggaggtggtggtggaagaggtggaccaagaggtggtggagcagctagaggtagaggtggtggtgatagaggtggaagaggtggtggtagaggtggtaaaccaGGTATGGGTAAAAAAGGACCTGGTGCAGTAACTTTAGAACCACATAAACATGCTGGTGTATATATcgcaaaaggtaaagaacaTTTATTAGTTACAAGAAATATGACACCAGGTGAATCAGTTTATGGTgaaaaaagaatttcaatCGCTTCAACAAatgcagaaggtgaagaagagaaaatcgAATATAGAGTTTGGAATCCTTTCAGATCTAAATTGGCTGCtggtattttaggtggtttagatAATATCTATGTGAgtttattatcaaaaataAAATAAACAAAGTCAATGATCTCCTAAAATACTGAtttataatgataaaaaccttcagattcaaccTGGTGCTAAAGTACTTTATCTTGGTGCTGCTTCTGGTTCATCAGTTTCACACGTATCAGATATCGTTGGTCCTGAAGGTGTTGTATATGCTGTCGAATTCTCTCATCGACCTGGAAGAGAATTAATCGGTATGGCTAAAAAGAGAACAAACGTTGTCCGTGAGTATACAATTTTTAATCGATACTATCATTTGTTTTCACAAAACAACGTACACAAAGAAACCAAATGAACTAATGGCAACGATTTCGATACTATCCTTTTATAGCAATCGTTGACGATGCAAGACATCCACAAAAATATCGAATGTTAGTTCAAATGGTTGATGTAATCTTTGCAGATGTTGCACAACCTGATCAAGCAAGAATTATTTCATTAAATGCTCATCATTTCTTGAAAAACGGTGGTGCTATTGTAATTTCAATTAAAGCAAATTGTATTGATTCAACTGCACCTGCCGCACAAGTTTTCGCTTCAGAAGTAAACAAtatgagaaaagaaggtattaAACCAAAGGGTAAGTTAACAAACCATACTTTATATAAATTAATAGTAATGGTTCTGTAAAAGCTAATTGGTATACACACTCTCCCATAGAACAACTTACACTTGAACCTTATGAAAGAGATCACGCTATCGTTGTAGGTAAATACGAAAGACATTCAGGTAACTAAATTAAAAGAGTACTATTTGGTTAGTCTTGTTTGTTCTGTTCTGGAGTTGAGTTGAGTTGGTCCAtagaaaaagttaaaataccagaaaataaatcataaaTCTACATATATAACATTTCTTatcatttttctttttctttttcatatcTTCGTTTTGCTCTTTTCTGTTTGATctactttttcttttcttataGGTGTCACATCTTGTTTTCTTTACTTGATGAGAATGTATGAGATGCTTGGCTTGCTTGGACCCATAAGAGTTCACGTTGTTTAGCAATTACAGATTGTACAGATCACACTACACTGCTGGCTAGGATTTTCAATGCTGAAGCTTGCCGAGATGTCAAATTGAATGATAGAATAGTTTGGTGAGATACTATGATTTTCTGCTAAACTGTGCATTCAATTTATCTACATAAATACAAACCACGATATCCCCTTTCACTCATCTTTCCCCTACAAAGTATAGACATAACCTCTCATCAACAAGCCACCATACACAACATTCCGGCTACCGGAACTTCCATAAGATACAGCATGAATCTTCAGTATTCTAAGTATACATATGAACATAGACAACCCGACTCTTCTCCACaagatattatcattatctagCTTGATTATTACCACCATTGATCATAGCTAACAAAGCTgcaccttgaccttgaggTGGTCTAGGAACAGGATGATGTACATTTggattgttattgatattttgtgATTTAGGTGGACTATTCTTCAAGTTAGAATTGTATTGTTGGTGTTGTGATGAGTTCGATTGTTGTACGAGTGGATTTACTGGTAAAAAAGTTTGATATCCTAGATTAGGCTGATTTGCGTTGATACTCATACCAACTGGTCTAACCTGTAAGTGCTGTTGATTCGTAGCCATAGGGTGTGGCGGTGGTACGAAACCACCttgtaatgatgaaggaggtaaATGATGAAGTGGTGGATGAGGTCCATTTCCAGGTACACCATTAGACATGTTTCCAAAATTACCCGCGTAGTTTCCAGGAAGAGGGTTATTGATCGGTCGGAAACCTTGTACATTGTGAAGGTTGGGTAGACCGGGTGGTCCAACGAAGGGACGAGCTTGACCTGAACTTGAATAAAGGTTCATACCAGGAGGAGGTATTGCACGATGATCGTGGCCCTGGGATGGATTATCGCCCCTGACGTAATTATGATTGGTCGCTTCGTATGGTCGTGGAGGTTGTGAAGACCGATTTGGACTTCCTCCATAGACTCCTTGAGGGACGTGAGTTGGGCCAACTGGCGGACGAGGTAGGGGATGCGTACCATTAGGAGGCTGATTGTCATGACGGTAAGCTTGACTGTGAGTATAGCTAGATGGGGGAGGTTGATGTGTTGGTGGCATTTTCTGACCAGGAGGAGTGATTCTCGTTACGGTGTTGATGGCACCGCTTCCATTGCTTGTACCTGGCTGAGCCATCGGAGGCGAGAATGCAGGATGGCTCATCTGATGTGATGCGTTAGCAGGAACATCCAAACCTATTCCAGCTAACGTCATATCAAGCAGGGCTCGAGCTTTGGCTTTCCGTTGAGATTCTTGTTCGGCAGTTGAAGACATTGGTCCTGGAGAGGTAGGTAACGAAATAGGCTTGGATGAAGCTTGGTTGTTCGCGCTGGTAGTCGATTGGGAGGAGAACATCGATAGTAGTTTCGCTTGATGAGGTTTAGTGGGACTAGTGGGATgtgcttgagcttgttgaggATGTATTGGTGGGACGGCGGGACGAGCATTCAGCATAGCGAGTAAATTATTCTGCTTTTGAGTTGCAAGAGTCGGCGTAGGTTTTGATGGTTCAGGAACAGGAGTTTGAGcaataccaataccaccaagtaatctagctaaagcatcatcttctttcttttgtctttcttgATCGCTTATTATTCCATCTGGTTGTTTTGAGGTCAATGattgttcctcttcttccagaACGTTCAAGTTTCCaaataatctttctaatccAGCTTTATTATCACTTCCTACAACTGCTTGATGTACAGGTGCGGaaagttcttcttcttgtttatGTATGAAACGAGCgaaaagatgatcaagagTTGATGATCCACGTGTAAGAGCAGGTGAAGCAGGttgaggtgaagatgaaggtgaatcaaattgatatggTTGTAAATCACGATAATTGGCGGCAGGttgagctttcttcttcgatttcatATAAGGGTCAATGCCATGGTCTTTCAGCCATAACTTTAAAGGCCTATGTATTGGTTTGGATCAAGGTTAATGTAAGCTTGACTTGTCAAAAAATATTCATGTTGCTACTTACGTGACGAAAGGTGTTACATTGTAAAACTTCTTTTGACCGTTTCCTCCAGTTCGTTTAGGTCCTCTTTTATTGATCCATGTGGGTAGATCAGCCAATTTTACCCATTCAATTGCCTGTAATGGAATAGGGATCTATCAGCTTTTAAAAACAACATTTATCGTAGGGATATCGATTATGAGACATACCCCGATTTCGTTTCTCGTTTGAGTTTCGAATATAGTGctttcatctatacctttaATGATAAACATAGTAACTTCTTGTGCATTTATATGTGTTTTTATCTTATCGACGGGATTTATCAATCCTGTAAGGTCGAAtcctgtttcttcttcaacctaGATACGTTCGGCATTATCAGCCAGATGATCAAAGGATCAGTTCGCTGAATACGCTTACCTCTCGTATAGCACAAGCTTCTTCCGATTCTTCAAGGTTGATTTTACCTCTTGGAAAACTCCATCCTGCATTTGATTTGTACCCTCGGACCATCAAGCACTAGATCACATTTCATTCATCAGTCTGTCTTCCTTGACACGTGAACAGGCTATAAGATGTGATAACTCACCTTATCACCAATTTTGTTAATTAGGATACCTCCACAGCAAGGAACCATTCTTTTATAACTGCAATACTCTTCCCATACTTGATCATAATTGACTCCTCCTTGAGCCATTAGTGATGCATATAACGGTGAAGATTCAATGATGATACGAGTGAAATTACGTTGACTTAGtgaaggaagaagaggatttaGGGGACGAAGATAATCTTCATAAAACCAGTGTCTAATAAAAGCAGAATTAGCATAGTTCGAATGTCATCACGTAAACGAAAGCATCAATGGAATTATTGAGGACTACACCATGACTCACGCTTGTTCAGCTTGCCAATAGACTCTCACAAGACTCATctcttctttaggtaaattaataAGAAATCTTGCATTTAGGTCTTCTAAAATTTCCTCCCAACTCATATCTCTGAATATAttttcttcgtcttcagGTCCAGCTGAAGGATCTTCTTCATGTGAGTCAACTTCTTCCAGAAATTGATTATTATGACTTTGATGGGATAAGTTAGATTGTAAAAGAACAGGATTATGCTGTATTGgagttgaagatgatgaacctgcTGGTGAAGAGGAATCGTAATACTGATGAGAAGGTATAGGGTTaccaacacctttaccaaaagGCAACGGTATAGGTATGGTGGTCATTCTTGATGTTGCAGAAGGTCGTACTTTCCTCGAGGTGTGATGCGATATGGGAATGATTTCTCCTGTTATTTACAAGCGAGATAGCCAAAGCGAGATTAGTTGGTAAAAGTGTAGGTAAAAAGGTGAATAAGTTGAGTTGGTTCTTGATTCGTGGACTACAGATTAGCAGTACAATTGATTTCAGCGGATATAGCTTGTATAAACAATTGACAGAATGTGTCAGGAAACAGCGTTGAAGTGGTGTGTTGTAGTCTGTCCGTTGATAAGATTTCCGTGATTGGTTATATAAGTGAAATTGACAAGGCGTTGTAAAGGCCTCCTTATATTATTCAACACGACTTAAAGTTGCAGATGATCTGATCACTTCCTTGCCGCCCAGTTATTTGTCGatgtgatgatattgtttgtATGCTTAAGGAAGTGTTGttagttgatgataagaTATCTGTTCTTTTTGTCCATCAAACACACCTCAAACTGTTCAAACGACATCATATCATACACGAATGATGAACACTGAAACCATGACTTGATAGCGTGTGTACCGCGTGGCAGTCTCTCTCACACGTGATTCAAGGTCCTTCGTCGTGATGTGGCTTTTCGCTCACTTCCTATCCCTTgaaatctatatatattctttatTGCGAGATGAACGACTTGGAAGCTATTCGTAGCCTGTAAATGCATATGATGTAATATATCAACCAGCTTATCCGTACAATTTGCCTATATCGAAGCTGCTTGGCAAGATAGAATATTCAAAGCAGTGGGCTTGactgatatatattcagCTTTCTTCGGACATGTGCGATAAAATGATTTGGGCGTTTTCGGTGCCGGATCAACCGAACATGAAGAAATCAGCAGGCACATCTATAAAACGCTAGGTACGTTGTTACACCGGACCGCATACCAACGTACGAAGAGATATTGAACCTATCGTTTCATCGTCTCATAGGCCTCGAATGATATGAGATCTGCTCTTGAGGAGGCATGGCGTACATACACTTCCCGTTGAATGTGAATAAGTTGAACATGTAGTGGTATACAGACGTGTTAGTAATATCAACCTCATTCTCTTCAGTTCCCAACATTATTTCAACCGACAATATCGCTGGACGAATAATTGGAAGATGCCTCGAATTACAAACCCAGTCCAAGCAATAACATCCAACAAAGTTGAAAGTCGCGATGATCTCATTCAACTTTTGTCAGATCTACTTGTACCTGTGGTCGATGCTCAATCAGAAGGAGGAGCGAGAGTAACGTTAGGTCATACAGGAACTCATTTTGATTCAGTCGCAGCTGAGATGGAAGGTTATGCAAGAGCTTTATGGGGATTAGCACCTTTATTAGCGTCAGAACCTGATCATCCACTATTCAAgagtttaggtaaaaaatgGTCGGAAGGTTTAGACAATGGTACCAACCCAGAGAAGGATGAAGAATATTGGGGTGATCATGATGAGCCTGATCAGAGGTTTGTTGAAATGGCTGCTATAGTACGTAATCTTCACGTTGAGACGACTCAGAATGAGGAGTCACTGATATGTTTCATGAATATATAAGGGTATATCATTGGCTATTGCTCCAAAAACTTTCTGGGATCCGCTTTCACCAGAAGCTAAAAAGAGAGTAAACACATGGTTGCTGAAGTGTAATGGCAAAATATTTCCCACAAATAACTGGAGATGTGAGTGAACATGTAATAGGCGTTGAGTTAGAGTTGAAGCTAATTATGGTGATCTGCCAGTCTTCCGTGTTCTTGTAAATCTTGGACTGAAAGCGGTTGATGCAGAATATGATCaaaaagctattgatgatgagctTGAATATATGGAGTCATTCATAGGGGAACACGTGAGTGGATTGTAGGACCGAATTTTTCTATTAAAATCAATCGGAATTGACGAGATTACACTCACGATTTTAGGGATTCCCATCAGATTTCCCTCAAGATCCAGAAGCTGGAGCATACGATTATTATGCAACATCATTCGCTATACCTTTCTACTCATTATTATATGCAGCAATCACTTCgaaatcacctaaattagctgatcctgaaagagcagaaagatATCGTCAAAGAGCAAGAGACAATGTCCCAAACGTCATCAATCTTTTTGCTCCAGATGGAGCTGCTATACCGTTTGGTAGATCAATGACATATAGATTCGCAGTTAGTGCTTTTTGGGCTGCTGTGGCTTATGACAACCTAGAAGTAAGTTCTACTTTCCATCATCGGATAAAATAATTAGTTTAACGAAAATGACATTTTGCCTGTAGTTACCTAAACCTTATACTTGGGGTGTAATCAAAGGTCTTATACTACGAAACATCAGATGGTTTACTCAAAATCCTCAAGTTTTTAATCGTGATGGGTCTTTGACTATCGGTTGGGCATATCCAAGTCTATTCATGAGTGAAGTGAGCTGGCTCATATTCATTATATCTTTTAATAGCAATGCTGAACTCGTCTAAAAATTCTAGGATTATAATTCCCCTCAATCACCTTATTGGGCGTTAAAATCGTTTTTCATCCTAGCTTTGCCTGAATCACATCCAATATGGTCAGCTAAAGAAGAGCCTTATCCAGCTGAATTACTCGAAAAGCCATTTTCACCTGTGAAGCCATGGATGCAAGTATTTACACACGCTGCAAGACATACATACCTCTTGAATGGTGGACAGTGAGTTTTCCTTCATATAAGCAAAATTCGGAATTTGTGTAAATACTGATATTATTCTTCTCAAACCTCAGAAACGTTGCCTTCCCACTTCGGCAGATGGCAGAGAAGTACAATAAATTCGCCTACTCTTCTGCCTTTGGATTCTCGGTCCCTCCAGGAGCTCTCAAGTTCCAACAACATGCTCCAGATTCAGTCCTGGCATTGTCGGATGATCAAGGTTTAAAATGGCATGTCCCATACAGGGTAGAACACTTAGGTATAAGTGAGAATGGTGTTCTCAAAGCAAGATGGTTTCCTTGGCGTAAGTTCAGGTGACTTGATGAGCCTGAACAGCATTGCATTAATTTGACGTCCTTCATAGCTGAGGTCGAAATAATTACATGGCTTGTTCCACCATCTACCATTTCCACCCCATATCACACTCGAGTTCACCGTATCTCAACTGCAGCTACCCTCAATCGTGATTTACAACTAGCAGATTCGGGATTTGCTATTCATTCGGTATTTGGACCTGAAGGATCTGAAAGACGTATTCCCGTTCttgaaaaggtagaagaaggaatcgCAGGCCGGAttaataacaataatcatgCTGTAGCAATATCGAAGAAAGGTGTTTCAGGTGTGATCAACCTATTACGGAAAGACGGTGGAAAAGGAAGCGTAGAAGATGTCGATGGTAATACCAATTTAATCAGTCCAAGAACTGTTATACCTACCATCTTGCATAATCTAGGAAAAAaccagaaagagaaatggataGCTACGAGAATCTGGGCTATTCCTTTTGCgagagaagaaggtttgagAAGCAAAGGGTGGTTGGAAAGATGGAATGCAAGTCAAAAGGGTTATGATAATATCGATggattgaagaaggatctCGGAATTGCTTGATCATAGTAGTTCATGTTTATAAGCATTTTGCAGTACGACTGATGTACATTCATTGGAATTTCTCATGTATGCTTATTTTACTCTTCATCACTCAGCACAGCTGCCAGAACAGTTCATGCGTACAATACAACAAGCTGCTATGAAAAGAGGCGATCACACTCGATGTGGCACATCGGGAATTGGCGAAATACATCATTTTTCTAAACTTTGCTTGAACCACTTCTGCTGCGAACCACAATCTACTTAATCATTCGAAGCTATCATATTGAATTGTTTCACTTCTCAATACAAATCTTTGATCTCTATAGCCTACATAGAAGAGCGACCCATAATTCTTATACAGAAACGGACGTAGGCGAGGTCCGCCGTAACATCCTCCTTCCTTCGGGTTCTTCCTTCCTTTATTTCCCCTCCTTTCCTTCCCTTCCTTCCCCCTCTTCCCCTTCCGGCTAGACTTAGATTGAATATCTGAAATCTGGATTCTGTAGATCAGTTAGATCTTCAAAAGCTCTCTCGTTTCTAGTAACAACGGTCCCATCCTCATTTGCTTGGGCGgctattttcttcttgtttcgTCTTACAAGTAAGACCCTTGTGGTCAAACAGACAATTATGAATGTTCCGTAAATTCCAAGATGGATATATAACGTAGGTAAGTATCTGGAGGCCCACTGTGCGCGGAACAAAAGACTTGCACATGAATTACCCTACAGATAATAACGACATTAGCAGATACTTCTAAGATAGTAAAATGagcaaaaggaaaaggaaatcaacaacataCTCCTGCCCAAGCAACTGGAGTAGTCTCAAATCAGCAAATGCTATACCTTACGCCTCACCTGCACTGAGATGAGCGGGAAAAGCGTACATACTATATGTAGTAGCGTATGTTATAGACTTCTTAGTTTGACCAGCAGAGTTACGTGACAACATCAAAAAAATGGAAGGATTGCACTAAAGGTCTTGATGAGCGAAAATTCTGCTACATCTTATG
Coding sequences:
- a CDS encoding rRNA 2'-O-methyltransferase fibrillarin, with product MAFGDRGGRGGGRGGGRGGFGGDRGGRGGGRGGFGGDRGGRGGGRGGFGGGGGGRGGPRGGGAARGRGGGDRGGRGGGRGGKPGMGKKGPGAVTLEPHKHAGVYIAKGKEHLLVTRNMTPGESVYGEKRISIASTNAEGEEEKIEYRVWNPFRSKLAAGILGGLDNIYIQPGAKVLYLGAASGSSVSHVSDIVGPEGVVYAVEFSHRPGRELIGMAKKRTNVVPIVDDARHPQKYRMLVQMVDVIFADVAQPDQARIISLNAHHFLKNGGAIVISIKANCIDSTAPAAQVFASEVNNMRKEGIKPKEQLTLEPYERDHAIVVGKYERHSGN